Proteins encoded in a region of the Ruegeria sp. AD91A genome:
- a CDS encoding Ig-like domain-containing protein, with protein sequence MIGSAKEGAALGGSFIITSIPTPNGGSIFFNNIPPSGTAFVSLGGSGQVPGGSFYFNNGILNQTAITPAGLASLGYIGATILSQDGANSTYAADGYLGITFTARESVGGPLYRYEIALSGVANTQIVNTRVLVDTTQPTATIGALTPTGSRTFQATITLSEPSTDFTVGDLSVTNATASMTGSGTSFVATLTPQNNGTIELFIPAGVFSDAAGNLNLESNRVSTLQAVTNAQRQIQAFQNARANSLVTNQPKLTQFLQRSGSGVLDSSVTQGSGYLNFASDPLRPVWFSLTGNWSSQDDFDSSYALAVVGAHRQVSSNLLIGAMLQFDYAETENGPASVDGTGWLVGPYVVAKMPNHAVFFEGRVLYGQADNNISPFGTYEDSFDSDRWLVQSRVTGEIKRGALTLMPLLDVSYASDDQKAYTDSLGNLIPQQDFSLTTARLGMDFSHPLQVSRGEMMLTGGLSGIWSTTSGTGTAPGVTPIGDTARARADLGLDYRLENNSLLAANVFYDGIGESGFENYSISLIWQMAF encoded by the coding sequence ATGATCGGAAGCGCGAAAGAGGGCGCGGCCCTTGGGGGCAGCTTCATCATAACCTCGATTCCGACACCGAACGGGGGAAGCATCTTTTTTAACAATATCCCGCCTTCAGGCACTGCCTTTGTATCCCTGGGGGGCTCGGGGCAGGTTCCTGGCGGCAGTTTCTACTTTAACAACGGCATTCTGAACCAGACTGCGATCACGCCTGCCGGCCTGGCTTCCCTGGGCTATATCGGTGCGACCATTCTCAGTCAGGATGGCGCGAATTCTACCTATGCGGCAGATGGATATCTGGGGATTACGTTTACAGCGCGTGAATCCGTCGGCGGGCCGCTTTACCGCTACGAGATCGCATTGTCCGGAGTAGCGAATACCCAAATCGTCAACACCCGTGTTCTGGTGGATACCACGCAGCCAACCGCAACGATCGGAGCTTTGACACCGACCGGCAGCAGAACTTTTCAAGCAACCATTACTCTGAGCGAGCCAAGTACCGACTTCACCGTAGGCGACCTGTCGGTCACGAATGCAACGGCTTCTATGACTGGGTCCGGCACCAGCTTTGTCGCCACTTTGACGCCTCAGAACAACGGAACCATCGAACTCTTCATTCCTGCAGGGGTGTTCTCGGATGCGGCCGGTAATCTGAACCTGGAATCAAACAGGGTCAGCACACTTCAAGCGGTGACAAATGCTCAACGTCAGATTCAGGCATTTCAGAACGCCCGGGCCAACAGCCTTGTGACGAACCAGCCGAAACTGACCCAGTTTTTGCAACGTTCCGGGTCGGGTGTTCTGGACAGTTCTGTAACCCAGGGCTCAGGGTATCTGAATTTCGCCAGTGATCCGTTGCGTCCTGTCTGGTTCAGTTTGACCGGCAACTGGAGCTCGCAGGATGATTTTGATAGCTCCTATGCACTGGCTGTTGTCGGGGCTCATCGTCAGGTCAGTTCGAACCTGTTGATCGGTGCTATGCTTCAGTTCGACTATGCCGAAACGGAAAACGGCCCGGCCAGCGTGGATGGCACGGGCTGGCTGGTTGGTCCCTATGTGGTGGCAAAAATGCCCAATCATGCGGTTTTTTTCGAGGGGCGTGTTCTTTATGGACAAGCCGACAACAACATCTCTCCGTTTGGGACCTACGAGGACAGTTTCGACAGTGATCGCTGGCTGGTCCAGTCGCGCGTGACCGGTGAGATAAAGCGTGGCGCCCTGACATTGATGCCATTGCTGGACGTGAGCTATGCCAGTGACGATCAGAAAGCTTATACCGATAGTCTGGGCAATCTGATTCCACAGCAGGATTTCAGTTTGACGACGGCACGGCTGGGTATGGATTTCAGCCACCCGCTGCAAGTGTCACGTGGAGAGATGATGCTGACGGGTGGACTGTCAGGGATTTGGAGCACGACTTCTGGAACTGGCACCGCTCCCGGCGTGACGCCGATTGGCGACACCGCCCGTGCCCGCGCGGATCTGGGCCTGGACTATCGGCTGGAAAACAACAGCTTGCTTGCAGCAAACGTGTTCTATGATGGCATCGGTGAAAGCGGTTTTGAAAACTACAGCATCAGCCTGATCTGGCAAATGGCATTCTGA
- a CDS encoding YHS domain-containing (seleno)protein, giving the protein MKTIVFTALAAAIALSTPAFAADEINVSNGTSAAGAPLAAHGVDLVALVNDGNPVEGFATHSATYEGASYYFTTAVNLEAFEANPAAYLPQHGGFCSFGVSVSKKFDGDPDQYLVADGKLYLFLNAETRAAFLKDVPATAKTADEQWANIKSIAVGEL; this is encoded by the coding sequence ATGAAAACTATCGTCTTCACCGCCCTGGCAGCCGCCATCGCCCTGTCCACCCCGGCCTTTGCCGCTGACGAAATCAACGTGTCAAACGGCACCTCGGCCGCAGGTGCCCCGCTTGCCGCACATGGGGTCGATCTGGTTGCATTGGTCAATGATGGCAATCCGGTCGAAGGCTTCGCCACCCACTCGGCGACCTATGAAGGTGCATCCTATTACTTCACCACCGCCGTCAACCTCGAGGCGTTCGAGGCGAACCCGGCGGCCTACCTGCCGCAGCATGGTGGGTTCTGCTCGTTCGGCGTATCGGTCAGCAAGAAGTTCGACGGAGACCCGGATCAGTACCTGGTAGCAGATGGAAAACTGTACTTGTTCCTGAACGCCGAAACCCGCGCGGCCTTCCTGAAGGACGTTCCCGCCACCGCAAAAACGGCGGACGAACAGTGGGCAAATATCAAGAGCATCGCCGTAGGCGAGCTGTAA
- the aroA gene encoding 3-phosphoshikimate 1-carboxyvinyltransferase has translation MSGHGTPIPMTSHPCGPLTGTAEVPGDKSISHRSLILGAMAVGETRISGLLEGEDVLDTAKAMRAFGAEVTDHGGGEWTVHGVGVGGFAEPNQVIDCGNSGTGVRLIMGAMATSPIAATFTGDASLNKRPMARVTDPLELFGAQAVGRSGGRLPMTIVGAADPTPVRYEVPVPSAQVKSAVLLAGLNAPGKTVVIEKEATRDHSERMLSGFGAEVTVEDTDEGRVITLTGRPELKPQVIAVPRDPSSAAFPVCAALITPGSDVLVPGIGLNPTRAGLFTTLREMGADLTYENEREEGGEPVADLRAKYSPNMKGIDVPPERAASMIDEYPVLSVVAANATGTTMMGGVKELRVKESDRIDAMARGLRANGVTVNEGDDWWSVEGLGIGKVSGGGTCESFLDHRIAMSFMVMGMGAQNPVSVDDGGPIATSFPIFEPLMASLGAKVERS, from the coding sequence ATGTCCGGACACGGAACGCCCATCCCGATGACCTCGCATCCCTGCGGCCCGCTGACCGGCACGGCAGAGGTGCCCGGAGACAAGTCGATTTCGCACCGGTCGCTGATCCTCGGCGCGATGGCGGTGGGCGAGACCAGGATCTCGGGTTTGCTCGAAGGTGAGGACGTGTTGGACACCGCAAAGGCAATGCGGGCCTTCGGGGCTGAAGTCACAGATCATGGTGGCGGCGAATGGACCGTGCACGGCGTGGGTGTCGGCGGGTTTGCCGAACCGAATCAGGTGATTGACTGCGGCAATTCCGGCACCGGGGTGCGGCTGATCATGGGTGCCATGGCGACCTCGCCGATTGCGGCGACGTTTACCGGGGATGCCAGCCTGAACAAGCGTCCCATGGCGCGGGTGACAGATCCGCTTGAGTTGTTTGGTGCGCAGGCCGTGGGCCGCTCGGGTGGGCGTTTGCCCATGACGATCGTCGGTGCGGCGGACCCGACTCCGGTTCGGTACGAAGTTCCGGTACCCTCAGCTCAGGTGAAATCCGCCGTCCTGCTGGCGGGGCTGAATGCCCCCGGTAAAACCGTGGTTATCGAGAAAGAGGCGACCCGCGATCATTCCGAGCGGATGTTGTCCGGGTTCGGTGCCGAAGTTACGGTGGAAGACACTGATGAAGGCCGGGTCATCACTTTGACTGGGCGCCCCGAATTGAAGCCGCAAGTCATCGCCGTTCCCCGTGACCCGTCCAGCGCGGCCTTCCCGGTTTGTGCGGCGCTGATTACGCCTGGCTCCGATGTGCTGGTGCCCGGCATCGGCCTGAACCCCACACGGGCAGGCCTATTCACGACGCTGCGCGAGATGGGCGCGGATCTGACCTATGAAAACGAGCGCGAAGAGGGCGGCGAGCCGGTTGCCGATCTGCGCGCGAAATACTCGCCAAACATGAAGGGCATTGATGTACCGCCAGAACGCGCGGCCTCGATGATCGACGAATATCCGGTTTTGTCCGTGGTTGCCGCAAACGCCACGGGTACGACGATGATGGGCGGAGTGAAGGAACTCCGGGTGAAAGAAAGCGACCGCATCGATGCCATGGCGCGCGGTCTGCGAGCCAACGGCGTCACGGTCAACGAGGGTGACGACTGGTGGTCGGTCGAAGGGTTGGGTATCGGCAAGGTTTCGGGCGGCGGAACGTGCGAAAGCTTCCTGGATCACCGCATTGCCATGTCGTTCATGGTGATGGGCATGGGCGCGCAGAACCCGGTAAGCGTGGATGATGGTGGCCCGATCGCGACATCCTTCCCGATTTTTGAGCCGTTGATGGCGTCGCTTGGGGCAAAGGTAGAGCGCAGTTGA
- the cmk gene encoding (d)CMP kinase, with the protein MSFTVAIDGPAAAGKGTISKAVAAHFGFSHLDTGLLYRAVGRRTLEGVGALEAVQSLTAEELEQGDLRTAEIAQAASKVAVIPEVRAALVDFQRAFARRSGGAVLDGRDIGTVICPNAEVKLFVTASPEVRAERRFLELSAKGADVTRERVLADVKERDARDAERSAAPMKPAEDAVQLDTTDLSIEAALAKALEIISAKLPATR; encoded by the coding sequence TTGAGCTTCACTGTCGCCATTGACGGACCTGCGGCTGCGGGCAAGGGCACGATCTCCAAGGCCGTGGCGGCGCATTTCGGGTTTTCCCATCTGGACACTGGCTTGCTGTATCGGGCCGTCGGACGGCGTACCCTCGAAGGGGTTGGCGCGCTTGAAGCCGTGCAGTCCCTGACGGCTGAAGAGCTTGAGCAGGGTGATTTGCGCACGGCTGAAATCGCGCAGGCCGCATCCAAAGTGGCGGTGATTCCCGAGGTTCGCGCCGCCTTGGTGGATTTTCAGCGCGCCTTTGCCCGAAGGTCAGGTGGGGCCGTCTTGGATGGGCGCGACATCGGGACGGTGATTTGTCCCAATGCCGAGGTGAAGCTGTTTGTAACGGCCAGCCCAGAAGTGCGAGCCGAACGCCGGTTTTTGGAGCTTAGTGCAAAAGGTGCTGACGTGACGCGCGAGCGGGTTCTGGCGGATGTCAAAGAGCGGGATGCGCGGGACGCAGAGCGCAGCGCTGCGCCGATGAAGCCAGCTGAGGATGCGGTGCAACTGGATACAACAGATCTCAGCATCGAGGCTGCATTGGCCAAAGCGCTTGAAATCATCAGCGCAAAACTGCCCGCGACGCGCTGA
- a CDS encoding tryptophan halogenase family protein gives MSNRLNKITIVGGGTAGWMTALILDMVLSRTSGPTDRPKICLIESPNISTVGVGEATVPRMPVTLRQAGISERSFFRETNASFKLGVKFCNWNNDAKGNRIDYMNPFAHGQMLEGLEAAEFFLRFGNGDRDFTQSISPHDDLARLCKGARQLGQPEFEQRFGYAYHLDAVKFAGMLTRVCTKRGVEHIQDEVQTVELDEQGNVSHLTLEAKGRHDVEMVVDCTGFRGLIINKALGEPFLDYSDYLPNDRAMALQIEHPDPDKIESATRSTALGAGWTWRVPLYNRVGTGYVYSSAHRTDDQAADEYLEWLGDSGKGLTPRVIPMRVGRVRNAWVKNCVAIGLSGGFIEPLESTAIHMIDHAIRWFAEHLPTRDIEPSLRDRYNRQMDKLYNEVLEFICLHYRLGNRTDDQYWIDARTEMKVPDRLAENLELWQYRLPMDHDIEFATLFDSRVYQTVLLGKQVYDTGYGSGIRDRLRPLKKPLWFQGMKNAKVDLAKIIKSMPDHKTLLRDIRGELEQPAFGMAAAMKPTVAMPGAAPAPVVVENMPNFAEIQSGKKDLQLF, from the coding sequence ATGAGCAATCGTTTGAACAAAATCACCATCGTGGGTGGCGGTACGGCTGGATGGATGACCGCACTGATCCTGGACATGGTGCTTTCACGTACGTCAGGGCCCACGGATCGACCGAAAATCTGCCTGATCGAAAGCCCGAATATCTCCACCGTAGGGGTGGGTGAGGCTACTGTTCCACGCATGCCTGTCACGCTGCGCCAGGCGGGCATTTCGGAACGGAGTTTCTTTCGCGAGACCAACGCATCCTTCAAGCTGGGTGTGAAATTCTGCAATTGGAACAACGACGCCAAGGGCAATCGCATCGATTACATGAACCCCTTTGCCCACGGCCAGATGCTGGAGGGGCTGGAGGCCGCCGAATTTTTCCTGCGCTTCGGCAACGGAGACCGGGATTTTACACAGTCCATCTCGCCGCATGATGATCTGGCCCGCCTGTGCAAAGGTGCGCGTCAGTTGGGTCAGCCGGAATTCGAGCAACGGTTTGGGTATGCCTATCACCTGGATGCCGTAAAGTTTGCCGGCATGCTGACCAGGGTCTGCACGAAGCGCGGAGTGGAGCATATCCAGGATGAGGTGCAAACGGTTGAACTGGATGAACAGGGCAATGTCAGTCATCTCACGCTGGAGGCAAAAGGCCGCCATGACGTTGAGATGGTCGTGGATTGCACCGGGTTTCGGGGGCTGATCATCAACAAGGCTCTCGGTGAGCCATTTTTGGACTACTCCGACTATCTGCCCAATGATCGAGCCATGGCGTTGCAGATCGAGCATCCGGATCCCGACAAGATCGAAAGCGCCACAAGATCCACCGCTTTGGGCGCAGGTTGGACATGGCGGGTGCCGCTCTATAACCGTGTGGGCACAGGTTATGTGTATTCGTCTGCGCATCGTACGGATGACCAGGCGGCGGACGAATACCTTGAATGGCTGGGTGACAGTGGCAAAGGACTGACACCGCGGGTAATCCCGATGCGCGTTGGTCGCGTGCGCAACGCCTGGGTCAAGAATTGCGTGGCGATAGGTCTGTCCGGCGGGTTTATTGAGCCGCTGGAAAGCACCGCAATCCATATGATTGACCATGCGATACGCTGGTTCGCCGAGCATTTGCCTACCCGAGACATCGAGCCTTCGCTGAGGGACAGATACAATCGGCAGATGGACAAGCTGTATAACGAGGTTCTGGAGTTCATCTGTTTGCACTATCGATTGGGCAACCGTACCGATGACCAATACTGGATCGACGCGCGCACCGAGATGAAGGTACCGGATCGGTTGGCTGAAAATCTTGAGTTGTGGCAGTATCGCCTGCCGATGGATCACGATATCGAGTTCGCCACACTGTTTGACAGCCGCGTTTATCAAACCGTTCTATTGGGCAAACAGGTTTATGATACAGGCTATGGTTCAGGCATCCGCGACCGTCTTCGGCCATTGAAGAAACCTCTTTGGTTCCAGGGTATGAAGAACGCGAAAGTGGATCTGGCGAAGATCATCAAGTCGATGCCGGATCACAAAACACTGTTACGCGATATCCGGGGGGAACTTGAGCAACCTGCCTTTGGAATGGCGGCGGCAATGAAACCGACAGTGGCGATGCCGGGCGCGGCACCTGCTCCGGTTGTTGTCGAAAACATGCCGAACTTTGCTGAAATCCAAAGCGGTAAGAAGGATCTGCAACTGTTCTGA
- the trpB gene encoding tryptophan synthase subunit beta, whose amino-acid sequence MANDLFNSFMSGPDEQGRFGIFGGRFVSETLMPLILSLEEEYNKAKEDPTFWAEMDDLWANYVGRPSPLYFAERLTEHLGGAKIYLKRDELNHTGAHKINNVLGQIILARRMGKTRIIAETGAGQHGVATATVCAKFGLKCIVYMGAHDVQRQAPNVFRMRLLGAEVIPVTSGRGTLKDAMNDALRDWVTNVRDTFYCIGTVAGPHPYPAMVRDFQSIIGKEAKEQMMKAEGRLPDTIIAAIGGGSNAMGLFYPFLDDKDVNIIGVEAGGKGVNEKMEHCASLTGGRPGVLHGNRTYLLQDDDGQILEGYSISAGLDYPGIGPEHSWLHEIGRANYVSITDKEALEAFQLCCATEGIIPALEPSHALAHVMKIAPKLPKDHLICMNMCGRGDKDVQTVAKYLNFDMSDTEGRSAD is encoded by the coding sequence ATGGCCAACGATCTTTTCAATTCCTTCATGTCCGGCCCTGACGAACAGGGACGTTTCGGCATCTTCGGCGGGCGTTTTGTCAGTGAAACACTGATGCCGCTGATCCTGTCGCTGGAAGAGGAATACAACAAGGCCAAGGAAGATCCGACCTTCTGGGCCGAAATGGATGACCTGTGGGCAAACTATGTGGGTCGTCCTTCGCCGCTGTATTTCGCGGAGCGCCTGACCGAACATCTGGGTGGGGCGAAGATCTATCTGAAACGTGACGAGCTGAACCACACCGGGGCACACAAGATCAACAACGTGCTGGGCCAGATCATTCTGGCGCGGCGCATGGGCAAGACGCGGATCATTGCTGAAACCGGGGCAGGGCAACACGGCGTGGCGACCGCTACCGTGTGTGCCAAGTTTGGCTTGAAATGCATCGTCTACATGGGCGCACATGACGTACAGCGTCAGGCCCCGAACGTATTCCGTATGCGTCTTCTGGGGGCCGAGGTGATCCCTGTGACCTCGGGTCGTGGGACACTTAAAGACGCTATGAACGACGCATTGCGCGATTGGGTGACCAATGTGCGTGACACGTTCTACTGTATCGGCACTGTGGCTGGTCCGCACCCCTATCCGGCAATGGTCCGCGATTTCCAGTCAATCATAGGCAAGGAAGCGAAAGAGCAGATGATGAAGGCCGAAGGCCGGTTGCCCGACACGATCATTGCGGCCATCGGCGGCGGTTCGAACGCGATGGGTTTGTTCTACCCGTTCCTCGACGACAAGGACGTCAACATCATAGGCGTCGAAGCGGGTGGAAAAGGTGTGAACGAGAAAATGGAACATTGCGCTTCCCTGACAGGCGGTCGGCCGGGCGTGCTGCACGGCAACCGGACCTATCTGCTGCAGGATGACGATGGCCAGATTCTCGAAGGTTATTCGATTTCAGCCGGGCTGGACTATCCGGGCATTGGGCCTGAGCATTCCTGGCTGCACGAGATAGGCCGCGCGAATTACGTCTCGATCACAGACAAGGAAGCGCTCGAGGCGTTCCAGCTTTGCTGCGCCACCGAGGGGATCATCCCGGCGCTGGAGCCAAGTCACGCATTGGCACATGTGATGAAGATCGCACCGAAATTGCCCAAAGATCATCTGATCTGCATGAACATGTGTGGTCGCGGAGACAAGGACGTTCAGACCGTGGCCAAATATCTGAACTTCGACATGTCCGATACCGAAGGCCGTTCGGCAGATTGA
- a CDS encoding DUF6525 family protein, producing the protein MVRQQKKQGQTRGRNLQSNLKRRRRQAAPMQVYDSLPSGLRQWLATASLPWSPVSAQKIWNRAGGARNPSAALMRLDAIEQAMLRRDAGVWTFKTCNEPR; encoded by the coding sequence GTGGTGCGACAACAGAAGAAACAAGGGCAAACAAGGGGTCGGAACTTGCAGAGCAACCTCAAACGCCGGAGACGACAGGCGGCACCAATGCAGGTTTACGATTCTTTGCCGTCAGGTTTGCGGCAGTGGTTGGCCACGGCAAGCTTGCCGTGGAGCCCCGTTTCGGCGCAGAAGATCTGGAACCGGGCTGGAGGTGCGCGCAACCCTTCCGCAGCGCTGATGAGACTGGACGCAATCGAACAGGCGATGCTGCGGCGCGATGCCGGGGTTTGGACCTTCAAAACCTGCAACGAGCCCAGGTAA
- a CDS encoding lipopolysaccharide assembly protein LapA domain-containing protein — translation MSYLRYAFLAALGIVLISVSLANVQPVKLKLMPDALAELLGFNLSASLPLFLVVLGGVAAGLVIGFLWEWLREHKHRRDATVKKTEVRKLEREVKKLKKKQNEGKDDVLALLDEAS, via the coding sequence ATGAGTTATCTTCGATATGCTTTTTTGGCAGCCCTCGGGATCGTCCTGATCTCAGTGTCTCTTGCCAATGTTCAACCCGTTAAGCTGAAACTGATGCCCGATGCTCTGGCCGAGCTTCTAGGCTTTAACCTCAGTGCGTCACTGCCGCTGTTTCTGGTGGTTTTGGGCGGTGTGGCAGCAGGATTGGTTATAGGCTTCCTGTGGGAATGGCTGCGGGAACACAAGCACCGCCGCGACGCGACCGTGAAGAAAACCGAAGTGCGCAAGCTTGAGCGAGAAGTCAAGAAGCTTAAGAAAAAGCAAAACGAAGGCAAGGACGACGTTCTTGCCCTTCTGGATGAGGCAAGCTGA
- the rpsA gene encoding 30S ribosomal protein S1: MADTTMEEFEALLNESFEMDTPEEGSVVKGKVLAIEAGQAIIDVGYKMEGRVDLKEFANPGEAPEIAVGDEVEVYLRAAENARGEAVISREMARREEAWDRLEKAYADDQRVEGAIFGRVKGGFTVDLGGAVAFLPGSQVDVRPVRDAGPLMGLKQPFQILKMDRRRGNIVVSRRAILEESRAEQRAEVIGNLTEGQTVEGVVKNITEYGAFVDLGGVDGLLHVTDMAWRRVNHPSEILTIGETIKVQVIKINKETHRISLGMKQLQEDPWDLVAAKYPLGSVHQGRVTNITDYGAFVELEAGVEGLVHVSEMSWTKKNVHPGKIVSTSQEVDVMVLEIDGAKRRVSLGLKQTQRNPWEVFAETHPEGTEVEGEVKNITEFGLFIGLEGDIDGMVHLSDLSWDERGEDAIQNYRKGDVVQAVVSEVDVEKERISLSIKALGGDKFAEAVGGVKRGSIVTVEVTAIEDGGIEVEYEGMKSFIRRSDLSRDRAEQRPERFSVGDKVDVRVTNVDSKTRRLGLSIKAREIAEEKEAVQQYGSSDSGASLGDILGAALKSGD; encoded by the coding sequence ATGGCTGATACAACCATGGAGGAATTCGAAGCCCTCCTGAACGAAAGCTTCGAAATGGACACGCCCGAAGAGGGTTCTGTTGTCAAAGGCAAGGTACTGGCGATCGAAGCCGGCCAGGCCATCATCGACGTTGGCTACAAAATGGAAGGCCGCGTTGATCTGAAAGAATTCGCAAATCCTGGCGAAGCCCCTGAAATCGCTGTTGGTGATGAGGTAGAAGTCTACCTGCGCGCCGCAGAAAACGCCCGTGGCGAAGCCGTCATCTCACGCGAGATGGCCCGCCGTGAAGAGGCATGGGACCGTCTGGAAAAAGCATATGCCGACGACCAGCGCGTCGAAGGTGCAATCTTTGGTCGTGTCAAAGGTGGCTTCACCGTCGATCTGGGTGGCGCAGTTGCGTTCCTGCCCGGTTCGCAGGTTGATGTTCGCCCCGTGCGCGACGCTGGCCCGCTGATGGGTCTGAAGCAGCCGTTCCAGATCCTGAAAATGGACCGCCGCCGTGGCAACATCGTTGTTTCGCGTCGTGCTATCCTGGAAGAATCGCGTGCTGAACAGCGTGCCGAAGTCATTGGCAACCTGACCGAAGGTCAGACCGTCGAGGGTGTCGTCAAGAACATCACCGAATACGGTGCATTCGTTGACCTGGGCGGCGTTGACGGACTGCTGCACGTCACCGACATGGCATGGCGCCGTGTGAACCACCCATCCGAGATCCTGACGATCGGCGAAACCATCAAGGTTCAGGTCATCAAGATCAACAAAGAGACCCATCGCATCAGCCTGGGAATGAAGCAGCTGCAGGAAGATCCATGGGATCTGGTTGCTGCCAAGTACCCGCTGGGCTCGGTCCACCAGGGTCGCGTCACCAACATCACCGACTACGGCGCGTTCGTCGAGCTGGAAGCCGGTGTCGAAGGTCTGGTGCACGTATCCGAGATGTCCTGGACCAAGAAAAACGTCCACCCCGGCAAGATCGTTTCGACCAGCCAGGAAGTCGACGTCATGGTTCTGGAAATCGACGGCGCCAAGCGTCGCGTGTCTCTGGGCCTGAAGCAGACTCAGCGCAACCCATGGGAAGTGTTTGCAGAAACACACCCCGAGGGCACCGAGGTCGAAGGCGAAGTCAAGAACATCACCGAATTCGGTCTGTTCATTGGCCTCGAAGGCGACATCGACGGCATGGTTCACCTGTCGGACCTGTCCTGGGACGAGCGCGGCGAGGATGCCATCCAGAACTACCGTAAAGGCGACGTCGTTCAGGCGGTTGTCTCGGAAGTTGACGTTGAAAAAGAGCGTATCTCGCTGTCGATCAAAGCCCTGGGCGGCGACAAGTTCGCCGAAGCCGTGGGCGGCGTGAAGCGTGGTTCGATCGTGACAGTCGAAGTGACCGCAATCGAGGACGGCGGCATCGAGGTGGAATACGAAGGCATGAAATCCTTCATCCGCCGTTCGGACCTGTCGCGTGACCGTGCCGAACAGCGCCCCGAGCGTTTCTCGGTCGGTGACAAGGTCGACGTTCGCGTCACCAATGTCGACAGCAAGACCCGCCGTCTGGGCCTGTCGATCAAGGCACGCGAGATCGCCGAAGAGAAAGAGGCCGTGCAACAGTATGGTTCCTCCGACTCGGGTGCATCGCTGGGCGATATCCTGGGTGCAGCGCTGAAGTCTGGCGACTAA
- the ihfB gene encoding integration host factor subunit beta: MIRSELIQKIADENPHLFQRDVERIVNTVFEEVTDAMARGDRVELRGFGAFSVKKRDARVGRNPRTGETVQVEEKCVPFFKTGKLLRDRLNGKA, translated from the coding sequence ATGATCCGTTCAGAATTGATTCAGAAAATCGCTGACGAAAACCCACATCTCTTTCAGCGTGATGTCGAGCGGATCGTGAACACTGTATTCGAGGAAGTCACAGACGCCATGGCGCGCGGTGACCGTGTCGAGTTGCGGGGATTCGGTGCGTTTTCCGTAAAAAAACGCGACGCGCGAGTTGGACGCAACCCACGCACGGGTGAAACGGTGCAGGTCGAAGAAAAATGTGTGCCGTTTTTCAAAACTGGCAAGTTGCTCAGGGATCGATTGAACGGTAAAGCCTGA
- a CDS encoding phosphoribosylanthranilate isomerase, with amino-acid sequence MPDVRFKICGLTAPEHVRAAAEAGAGYVGFVFFPKSPRNLDVSQAAELAHLVPVGVAKVALVVNATDEELDEIVSTVPLDMLQLHGKESPERVTEVRERFGLPVMKAIGVAEAEDLAAIDLYSEVADQLLIDAKPPRESELPGGNGLAFDWRLLAGRKYWRRPWMLAGGLTSQNVAEAVRMTGARQVDVSSGVESAPGVKDAGLIRNFATALG; translated from the coding sequence ATGCCTGACGTTCGGTTCAAAATCTGCGGTCTGACCGCGCCAGAGCATGTGCGTGCTGCGGCCGAAGCCGGGGCGGGTTATGTTGGATTTGTTTTCTTCCCGAAATCGCCACGCAATCTGGACGTTTCGCAGGCAGCAGAACTGGCGCATCTCGTCCCTGTTGGTGTTGCTAAGGTGGCTCTGGTCGTGAATGCCACTGACGAAGAGCTGGACGAGATCGTTTCTACTGTACCGCTTGATATGCTTCAATTGCACGGCAAGGAATCGCCCGAACGGGTGACCGAAGTGCGCGAGCGGTTTGGTTTGCCGGTGATGAAGGCCATCGGTGTGGCCGAAGCCGAGGATTTGGCGGCCATCGATCTTTACTCAGAAGTGGCTGATCAACTGCTGATCGATGCGAAACCGCCCAGAGAATCGGAATTGCCGGGCGGTAACGGGTTGGCTTTTGACTGGCGGCTGCTGGCCGGGCGGAAGTACTGGCGGCGCCCTTGGATGCTGGCCGGTGGCCTGACATCCCAGAATGTTGCCGAAGCTGTCCGGATGACGGGTGCCCGTCAGGTGGATGTCTCGTCCGGTGTTGAAAGCGCGCCGGGTGTAAAAGATGCGGGCTTGATCCGCAACTTTGCAACCGCTCTCGGGTGA